A window of the Dongshaea marina genome harbors these coding sequences:
- a CDS encoding sensor histidine kinase, which yields MQRLERWLRKLKIPIRLSVGYVLLLLVTLVVGDIIFYYQVKQVVKQGIEQELEKTTSAILHQVKTAANVAIRSHLRGVAEANLEQISSLYRQVQAGKISRAQAEEKVHQQMQAQSIGERGYLYIIDSLGNIVHHRRDALKGVDLSYYPFIQQQIAKKQGYMEYVWKNPDERTPQEKALYMTYFKPWDWIISVSTYRDEFRTLLNIDDFRHSVLDMRFGKTGYPFIINTAGDIIIHPFLEGNFFEIKDDNGFPFFREIINQRNGMLTYSWKNPGESDFRKKLVLFNYLSELDWIVISSTYEEEIYAPLDRLTKLNIISLALILLLVLPLSIILSASIINPLKQLMSRLELAAKGDFSIRMPLDSSKDEIHQLAEYFNRFMQELEEFSISLHGEINQHRSTQRELKKLNIELEQRVLERTQELNASIETLKKAQAQLVEAEKMASLGTVVAGVAHEINTPIGTAITAISFLREQTESFVQVTANNQLSRSGLTGYTETALELTQAIHSSLQRAASLIQSFKGIAVDESRENLRVFNLRELLVDYFATVQSELDSHQITLNLTCDPDLELRSYPNTFSHIISNLVVNSLHHGFENRPSGIISIEVDASASALTLKYRDNGSGMNDKQLKNIFEPFYTTKRGSGGTGLGMHLVYNLVTHILGAR from the coding sequence ATGCAGCGACTGGAGAGATGGCTAAGAAAGCTTAAGATCCCGATCCGCCTTAGTGTCGGATATGTCTTGCTGCTGTTAGTCACCCTGGTGGTGGGAGATATTATCTTCTACTACCAGGTCAAACAGGTGGTGAAGCAGGGAATCGAGCAGGAGCTCGAAAAAACCACCTCGGCGATCCTTCATCAGGTGAAGACAGCGGCCAATGTCGCGATCCGCAGCCACCTGCGTGGAGTGGCAGAAGCAAACCTTGAGCAGATAAGCTCACTCTATCGCCAGGTTCAGGCCGGAAAGATTAGCAGAGCGCAGGCCGAGGAGAAGGTTCATCAGCAGATGCAGGCACAATCAATCGGGGAGCGCGGTTATCTCTACATCATCGATAGCCTGGGAAACATAGTCCACCATCGTCGTGATGCACTCAAGGGAGTCGATCTCTCCTACTACCCCTTCATCCAGCAGCAGATCGCTAAGAAGCAGGGCTATATGGAGTACGTCTGGAAAAACCCGGATGAGCGAACCCCTCAGGAAAAAGCCCTGTATATGACCTACTTCAAGCCCTGGGACTGGATCATATCGGTCTCAACCTACAGAGATGAATTTCGAACCCTGCTCAATATCGATGACTTTCGCCACTCGGTGCTGGATATGCGTTTTGGCAAAACCGGCTACCCATTTATCATCAACACCGCAGGGGATATCATCATCCACCCCTTCCTGGAGGGAAATTTCTTTGAGATCAAAGACGATAATGGATTTCCCTTTTTCAGGGAGATCATCAATCAAAGAAACGGGATGCTCACCTACAGCTGGAAAAATCCGGGTGAGTCCGACTTTCGCAAAAAACTGGTCCTGTTTAACTATCTGTCCGAGCTGGACTGGATCGTGATCTCCTCCACCTATGAAGAGGAGATCTACGCCCCTCTGGACCGGCTTACCAAGCTCAATATCATCTCTCTCGCCCTGATATTGCTGCTGGTCCTTCCATTGTCTATTATCCTGAGCGCCTCTATTATCAATCCGCTCAAGCAGTTGATGTCACGCCTTGAGCTCGCTGCCAAAGGGGATTTTTCGATCCGCATGCCCCTGGACAGCAGCAAAGATGAGATCCACCAACTCGCGGAGTACTTTAACCGCTTCATGCAAGAGCTGGAGGAGTTCAGTATTTCGCTACATGGTGAAATAAACCAGCACCGCAGTACCCAGCGGGAGCTTAAAAAGCTCAATATTGAGCTGGAGCAAAGGGTTTTGGAGCGAACCCAGGAGTTGAATGCCTCAATTGAAACCCTGAAAAAAGCCCAGGCTCAGCTGGTCGAAGCCGAAAAGATGGCATCTCTAGGTACGGTAGTCGCCGGGGTCGCCCATGAGATCAACACCCCCATAGGCACAGCAATCACCGCCATCTCCTTTCTCAGGGAGCAAACCGAAAGCTTTGTTCAGGTCACCGCCAATAATCAGCTCAGCCGAAGCGGCTTAACAGGTTACACAGAAACGGCTCTGGAGTTGACTCAGGCGATTCATAGCAGCCTTCAGCGCGCCGCCAGCCTGATCCAGAGCTTTAAAGGGATCGCCGTCGATGAGAGCCGTGAAAACCTGCGGGTGTTTAATCTCAGAGAGCTGTTAGTCGATTATTTTGCAACGGTTCAATCTGAGCTCGACTCCCATCAAATCACCCTGAACCTGACTTGTGACCCAGATCTTGAACTTAGAAGTTACCCCAACACCTTCTCCCATATCATCTCTAACCTGGTGGTGAACTCCCTGCATCACGGCTTTGAAAATCGCCCATCCGGAATCATCAGCATTGAGGTTGATGCATCAGCATCCGCCCTAACCCTTAAATATCGGGATAACGGCAGCGGAATGAATGATAAGCAGTTAAAAAATATTTTTGAACCCTTCTATACCACTAAGCGGGGCAGTGGAGGAACAGGCTTGGGTATGCACCTGGTTTATAATCTGGTCACCCATATTCTGGGGGCCAGATAA
- a CDS encoding substrate-binding periplasmic protein yields the protein MNKSILLVSILCASFLLFSPVSRAQFSFATQDFYPFNYKDKHVVSGPAADIIREVCHAMEMSCSFQLMNWLRAQWFVEHGRKNGLFVIGWNEERSKIFYFSPPIIDTEYGIFVRKDNPLKFTKETDILDYHVGVYGPSNTEKSLLKIKENINKLAVSVTNDDERQFQNLSDGKVDAVYSNRDVGYALINKLELDNIRYAGMHRQLKYYIGFAKAHNSASLIKRFNDTLIKLYQQGKLNGVYEKYDMQPPKDLVEAYKGLN from the coding sequence ATGAATAAGTCAATTCTTCTGGTATCTATACTGTGTGCCAGCTTTTTGCTGTTTAGCCCAGTGAGCCGGGCCCAGTTTAGCTTTGCTACCCAGGACTTTTATCCTTTTAACTACAAAGATAAGCATGTGGTCTCCGGGCCCGCGGCGGATATTATCCGTGAGGTGTGCCACGCGATGGAGATGAGCTGCTCTTTTCAGCTGATGAACTGGCTCAGGGCTCAGTGGTTTGTTGAGCATGGCCGTAAAAATGGCCTGTTTGTCATTGGCTGGAATGAAGAGCGAAGTAAAATCTTTTATTTCTCACCGCCCATCATAGACACCGAATACGGCATTTTTGTGAGAAAAGATAACCCCCTAAAGTTCACCAAAGAGACGGATATTCTCGATTATCATGTGGGAGTCTACGGCCCTTCAAATACCGAAAAGTCCCTGCTCAAGATCAAAGAGAATATTAATAAGCTGGCAGTTAGTGTCACCAATGATGATGAGCGGCAGTTTCAGAACTTATCCGATGGCAAGGTGGACGCCGTCTACTCCAACCGGGATGTGGGCTATGCCCTGATCAATAAACTGGAGCTGGACAATATTCGTTACGCAGGAATGCACAGGCAGCTTAAATACTACATCGGCTTTGCCAAGGCCCACAATTCGGCATCACTCATCAAGCGCTTTAATGACACCCTGATTAAGCTTTATCAGCAGGGTAAGCTCAATGGCGTCTATGAGAAGTACGATATGCAGCCCCCCAAGGATTTGGTGGAGGCCTATAAGGGGCTCAATTGA
- a CDS encoding MFS transporter produces the protein MGTPHAELWAYSIALAVWPFGLFVGGPVIGELSDKFGRKPTLLIALSLTAVAYGLSAASILIGNFWLFVVSRLMSGVVGGAYEVAQATVVDISDKETKARNLGYVSMAASIGFVIGPVVTSLSTSGWLSWMTISTPFWIAMGLAAINTLSILKLLERDKPKHPDLKLHPIGAAKTVGFLFLDKRVLYIGAIYLLLQAGWGFYTQGVALFMHHYYHYDTGSTGYFYAAMGLAVALCSVSVQPWLLKRFSPRTLYSVMGVICALLLVIAMLSKPLVVQWITAVLGSATQFICYTVVLMLLSGSVSEKEQGKVMGSAGAGFGLAWGSMIY, from the coding sequence ATGGGGACTCCTCACGCTGAGCTGTGGGCTTACTCGATCGCCCTGGCGGTCTGGCCATTCGGCCTGTTTGTTGGAGGACCTGTGATCGGTGAGCTCTCGGATAAGTTTGGCCGTAAGCCGACCCTACTGATCGCGCTGAGCCTGACTGCCGTCGCCTATGGACTCTCTGCAGCCTCGATCCTCATCGGTAACTTCTGGCTGTTTGTGGTAAGCCGCCTGATGAGTGGTGTGGTGGGTGGCGCCTATGAGGTTGCTCAGGCCACAGTGGTGGATATCAGTGATAAAGAAACCAAGGCTCGTAATCTGGGGTATGTAAGCATGGCCGCCTCCATCGGCTTTGTTATCGGCCCTGTGGTGACCAGCCTCTCTACCAGCGGCTGGCTGAGCTGGATGACCATCAGTACCCCGTTCTGGATCGCCATGGGATTAGCCGCCATCAATACCCTGTCGATTCTAAAGCTGCTGGAGCGGGACAAGCCTAAACACCCGGATCTCAAGCTGCATCCCATCGGAGCGGCTAAGACGGTTGGTTTTTTGTTTCTGGACAAGCGGGTGCTGTATATCGGTGCCATCTATCTGCTACTGCAGGCGGGCTGGGGATTCTATACCCAGGGGGTTGCGCTGTTTATGCATCACTACTATCACTATGACACTGGCAGTACCGGCTACTTCTATGCCGCGATGGGGCTGGCGGTTGCACTCTGCAGTGTCTCGGTACAACCCTGGCTGCTCAAGCGTTTTTCGCCAAGGACTCTTTACAGTGTGATGGGGGTCATCTGTGCACTGCTGCTGGTGATAGCTATGCTCAGTAAGCCGCTGGTTGTCCAATGGATCACCGCAGTTTTAGGTTCGGCCACCCAGTTCATCTGCTATACCGTGGTGCTGATGCTGCTCTCCGGCAGCGTCTCTGAGAAGGAGCAGGGTAAGGTGATGGGTAGTGCGGGCGCAGGCTTTGGCCTGGCCTGGGGATCAATGATCTATTGA
- a CDS encoding sensor histidine kinase — MLGTLLTLLIISGIGYAVFYQNTKQLLSQEIDDELKLTSQAILELVRGSAHISIQTHLHTLAEADLQLVTSLYNQSKQGKISVAEAKRRAFELLKAQKIGDSGYTYVLSSKGLLLLHPLKEFTDKDISGLHFASEQIRRKRGYLEYQWQGSDDDSLRNKALYMSYFEPWDWIISVSSYRSEFHQLLDPRDFDSALEKMKIGQTGYPFIVDRQGNLIAGKSQDHLSPEELQPLLVANSDDLSLSLSNKGREIQAISHYLPDMGWYVIAVAYPDELNAPLKTFSLLNILGGLLILLLILPLSLLISASIIYPMRQLLRRMQSASTGDLSVRIPEEQAGQDEFFQLAQLFNTLMEELEKSSASLRQEVNERQKAQDEMEMLNFELEQRVAERTQRMQASLHSLKQAQKQVVETEKMASLGTVVAGVAHEINTPIGTAITAVSFLNEQAEGLAQSLAENKIGRQQLTQFIEQSIELTQSAKTNLHRAARLIQSFKSIAVDQAKERPSQFNLSELIRDYMQTIHSELQEKQIEVTVNCPEHLILESYNNAFMHILANLFTNAISHAFTDRGGEIILEVQCDSGDLVIDFQDNGKGMSWEQQKLIFEPFFTTNRNDGGTGLGMHLVYNLITHLLQGQISCQSLPDLGCRFTIQLPIAIVLNAE, encoded by the coding sequence TTGCTGGGAACCCTGCTGACCCTGCTCATTATTAGCGGCATCGGCTATGCGGTCTTTTATCAAAACACCAAGCAACTGCTCAGCCAGGAGATCGACGATGAGCTCAAACTCACCAGCCAGGCGATATTAGAGCTGGTCAGGGGTTCGGCCCATATCTCGATTCAGACCCACCTGCACACCCTTGCCGAGGCTGATCTGCAGCTGGTTACCAGCCTCTACAATCAATCAAAGCAGGGGAAAATCTCAGTCGCCGAGGCCAAGCGCAGAGCCTTTGAGCTCCTTAAGGCCCAAAAGATTGGCGATAGTGGTTATACCTATGTTCTGAGCAGCAAGGGGCTGTTGCTGCTCCACCCCCTCAAGGAGTTTACCGACAAAGACATCTCCGGCCTGCACTTCGCCAGCGAGCAGATCCGACGTAAGCGAGGTTATCTGGAGTACCAGTGGCAGGGCAGCGACGATGACAGCCTGCGCAACAAGGCGCTCTACATGAGCTACTTCGAACCCTGGGACTGGATCATCTCGGTCTCCTCCTATCGCAGTGAATTCCACCAGCTACTCGATCCCCGGGACTTTGACTCCGCACTGGAGAAGATGAAAATTGGCCAGACCGGTTATCCCTTTATCGTGGATCGCCAGGGGAACCTGATTGCAGGAAAAAGCCAGGATCACCTCTCCCCCGAGGAGTTGCAGCCACTACTGGTGGCAAATTCAGATGATCTGAGCCTGAGCTTAAGTAACAAAGGAAGAGAGATCCAGGCAATATCTCACTACCTGCCCGACATGGGCTGGTATGTGATTGCGGTTGCCTACCCCGATGAGCTGAACGCCCCACTGAAGACCTTCTCACTACTTAACATCCTGGGGGGTCTCCTGATTTTACTGCTAATCCTGCCCCTGTCTCTTCTCATCAGTGCCTCCATCATCTACCCGATGCGCCAGCTTTTACGGCGAATGCAAAGTGCCTCGACCGGCGACCTATCGGTTCGGATTCCAGAGGAGCAGGCTGGCCAGGATGAGTTTTTCCAGCTTGCCCAACTTTTTAATACCCTGATGGAGGAGCTTGAGAAATCCAGCGCCTCGTTGCGCCAGGAGGTCAATGAGCGTCAAAAAGCCCAGGATGAGATGGAGATGCTCAATTTTGAGCTTGAGCAACGAGTTGCCGAACGAACCCAACGGATGCAAGCCTCCCTGCACTCCCTCAAGCAGGCCCAGAAGCAGGTAGTTGAAACCGAGAAAATGGCATCGCTCGGAACCGTTGTCGCGGGGGTAGCCCATGAGATCAACACCCCGATTGGCACAGCCATTACCGCCGTGAGCTTCTTAAATGAGCAGGCTGAAGGGCTAGCCCAAAGCCTTGCCGAAAACAAAATCGGCCGACAGCAACTAACACAGTTTATTGAGCAATCGATTGAGCTAACCCAATCGGCCAAAACCAACCTGCACCGTGCCGCCCGGCTGATCCAGAGCTTTAAGAGCATCGCGGTTGACCAGGCGAAGGAGCGCCCGTCGCAGTTTAATCTGTCTGAGCTTATCCGTGATTACATGCAAACCATCCATAGCGAGCTTCAAGAGAAACAGATTGAGGTCACGGTGAACTGCCCCGAGCACCTGATACTGGAGAGTTACAACAACGCCTTCATGCATATCCTGGCGAATCTTTTTACCAATGCCATCAGTCACGCCTTCACCGACCGGGGAGGTGAGATTATCCTGGAGGTGCAGTGCGATAGCGGCGATCTGGTGATCGACTTCCAGGATAATGGCAAGGGGATGAGCTGGGAGCAGCAGAAACTTATTTTTGAACCCTTCTTCACCACCAACCGCAACGATGGAGGGACCGGGCTTGGGATGCACCTGGTGTATAATTTGATCACTCACCTGCTCCAGGGGCAAATAAGCTGCCAGAGTCTGCCGGATCTGGGCTGTCGCTTCACCATTCAGCTGCCGATCGCCATCGTCCTTAATGCCGAGTGA
- a CDS encoding oligopeptide:H+ symporter: MTQSHSNNVLNQPKPFYMIFFVELWERFGYYGLQGILAVYFVEKLGFSQELSFITFGAFAALVYGLISIGGFIGDKVLGTKRTIILGALILAIGYMVVAFSISHRELIFIGLGIVSVGNGLFKANPSSLLSKCYEEGDSRLDGAFTMYYMSINIGSFLSLLFSPVIASHFGYAAAYTVCAIGLLLSMLSYWIFRNTVGHIGSEADKRPLDLKKLLLVIIGSAVLSLICAFLMKHVALAEGVLVLICAVVIVLYFREAFKLQGVERGKMMVAFVLMIEAVLFFILYAQMPTSLNFFAIHNTQHQLFGIGINPVSFQSLNPFWIVLASPILAWLYNHFGHKGRDLSMPAKFTLGMFLCSLGFLCLALAGRFFANEMGIVSAWWIVLTYFFQSIGELMISALGLAMVASLVPQRLMGFVMGAWFLTQASAFLLGGWVASFTAAPKGVSDPIQTLPLYTKVFMQIGVVTLVIAIIMWLTVPMLNRIIHSESKPQEGESALSHS; this comes from the coding sequence ATGACTCAATCACACTCAAATAATGTGTTAAATCAACCCAAACCCTTCTATATGATCTTCTTTGTAGAGCTTTGGGAACGCTTTGGTTATTACGGCCTTCAGGGAATACTCGCGGTCTATTTTGTCGAAAAGCTCGGTTTCTCTCAGGAGCTTTCTTTTATTACTTTTGGTGCCTTTGCAGCCCTCGTTTATGGATTAATCTCAATCGGTGGCTTCATCGGGGATAAGGTTCTCGGGACCAAACGAACCATTATTCTCGGTGCCTTGATCCTGGCGATCGGCTATATGGTGGTGGCATTTTCGATCTCTCACCGTGAGCTTATCTTCATCGGCCTGGGTATTGTTTCTGTGGGGAATGGCCTGTTTAAGGCAAACCCATCGAGCCTGCTTTCTAAGTGCTATGAAGAGGGAGACTCCAGGCTTGATGGTGCTTTTACCATGTACTACATGTCGATCAATATCGGCTCTTTCCTCTCCCTGCTGTTCTCCCCTGTGATTGCTTCTCACTTTGGTTATGCTGCCGCCTACACTGTGTGTGCCATCGGCTTGCTGCTATCCATGTTGAGTTACTGGATCTTTCGCAATACCGTGGGTCATATCGGATCCGAGGCCGATAAGCGTCCTCTGGACCTGAAAAAATTACTCCTGGTGATCATAGGTTCGGCCGTGCTCTCGCTGATCTGTGCGTTTTTAATGAAGCACGTGGCTCTGGCTGAGGGGGTGCTGGTCCTCATCTGTGCCGTGGTCATCGTTCTCTACTTCCGCGAAGCTTTCAAGCTGCAGGGAGTTGAGCGTGGCAAGATGATGGTTGCATTTGTGCTGATGATTGAGGCTGTGCTGTTTTTCATTCTCTACGCTCAGATGCCCACCTCTTTGAATTTCTTCGCCATCCACAATACCCAGCACCAGTTGTTTGGCATAGGTATCAACCCGGTGAGCTTCCAGAGCCTCAACCCATTCTGGATCGTACTTGCCAGCCCGATCCTCGCCTGGCTATACAATCACTTTGGCCATAAGGGACGCGATCTCTCTATGCCAGCTAAGTTCACCCTGGGGATGTTCCTCTGCTCCCTGGGCTTCCTCTGCCTGGCTCTGGCCGGACGTTTCTTTGCCAACGAAATGGGGATCGTCTCTGCCTGGTGGATCGTGCTGACCTATTTCTTCCAGAGTATTGGTGAGCTGATGATCAGCGCCCTGGGACTAGCGATGGTCGCCAGCCTGGTTCCCCAGCGCCTGATGGGATTTGTGATGGGTGCCTGGTTCCTGACTCAGGCCAGCGCATTTTTACTCGGCGGTTGGGTGGCAAGCTTTACTGCGGCACCTAAAGGGGTCAGCGATCCCATCCAGACCCTGCCTCTTTATACCAAGGTGTTCATGCAGATCGGCGTTGTCACTTTAGTGATCGCCATCATCATGTGGCTGACCGTCCCTATGCTCAACCGGATCATTCACTCTGAGAGCAAGCCTCAGGAGGGCGAGAGCGCTCTGAGCCATAGTTAA